The Cyclobacteriaceae bacterium genome includes a region encoding these proteins:
- a CDS encoding YceI family protein codes for MKKVIFLSALLIQCATAFAQLYMTRSAKVSFFSKTNMENIDGTNNEVTSILNTGTGEVGFAVLVKSFHFDRALMEEHFNENYMESNKFPKSTFQGKITNLAKVDFKKDGRYPATVEGDLTMHGVKQHVQTAGELTILKGSISLKGLFTIKLADYKIEIPALVAGKIAETIEIDVNATYQPKP; via the coding sequence ATGAAAAAGGTAATATTTCTATCGGCTCTCCTGATTCAATGCGCTACCGCATTTGCTCAATTATATATGACCCGAAGTGCCAAAGTCTCTTTCTTTTCAAAGACCAACATGGAGAATATCGATGGCACCAACAACGAGGTAACAAGCATTTTAAATACGGGTACAGGAGAGGTGGGGTTTGCTGTTTTGGTAAAGAGCTTTCATTTTGACCGCGCGCTAATGGAGGAACATTTTAATGAAAATTATATGGAGTCCAACAAGTTTCCAAAATCTACTTTTCAGGGTAAGATCACAAACCTTGCAAAAGTTGACTTTAAAAAAGATGGACGTTATCCTGCCACAGTGGAAGGCGACCTCACCATGCATGGAGTGAAACAGCACGTGCAGACAGCGGGTGAACTCACGATTCTGAAAGGCTCAATTTCACTCAAAGGGTTATTTACCATAAAACTTGCCGACTACAAGATTGAGATCCCTGCGCTTGTAGCGGGAAAGATTGCAGAAACCATTGAAATTGACGTCAACGCTACCTATCAACCTAAACCATAA
- a CDS encoding cytochrome b/b6 domain-containing protein gives MASENTHEVKNEISFNQPYSGVLRLWHWLTAITITASIVLVLFGSTMFRTRNNIEMVQEQLQRKGIEVTSDQARAVAHEYSDKLWMAHKWVGYGLCFLLLSRIIIEIARAKDDRLVSKIKNALGVIPKSSEHQDRRHYLSVKSGYLLFYIIFFLMGLTGLGLAFEDAGFLKPFHEAIKEVHEFLQYAVYAYILIHLIGVIMADMGKYQGIVSRMIHGRK, from the coding sequence ATGGCCAGTGAAAATACCCATGAAGTTAAAAACGAAATTTCATTCAACCAGCCTTACTCTGGAGTACTCCGGCTTTGGCACTGGTTAACAGCCATCACCATCACAGCTTCGATCGTTCTTGTGCTGTTCGGATCCACCATGTTCAGGACACGAAATAATATAGAAATGGTTCAGGAACAGCTTCAACGAAAAGGAATTGAAGTAACCAGCGATCAGGCAAGGGCCGTGGCGCATGAATACAGTGACAAGCTATGGATGGCTCACAAATGGGTCGGTTATGGATTGTGCTTTTTGCTGCTATCAAGGATCATAATTGAAATCGCCCGTGCAAAAGACGATCGGTTAGTTAGTAAAATTAAGAATGCTCTTGGGGTCATTCCGAAATCTTCCGAACATCAGGATCGGCGCCACTATCTTTCTGTGAAATCCGGCTATCTACTATTCTATATCATTTTCTTTTTAATGGGATTAACTGGTTTGGGACTGGCGTTTGAAGATGCCGGCTTTCTCAAGCCTTTTCACGAAGCGATCAAAGAGGTGCATGAATTTCTTCAATACGCAGTCTATGCTTACATCCTCATTCATCTCATTGGCGTCATCATGGCCGATATGGGAAAATATCAGGGTATTGTTTCCAGAATGATCCACGGGAGAAAGTAA
- a CDS encoding HAMP domain-containing histidine kinase, with protein MKLLNRTIKNYLQYSILLVLSCTPLFYFSIKYLIEHDRDDELIAHKRDFSQSLAYINTKESIEFYRLMNKEFTLVPVEVLPANDSLFTQGRYDSSAAAVVPHRIFRTGVTVDGRNYELQIKESLLNSTRLIGAIMSIQLLMLGLLVGGLIFINRRLTKTVWGPFYLILDRLKKYKIDQGNALELPPSSTAEFRDLGLVLMQLVQKSQETFFSQKEFTENASHELQTPLAICKSKLELLAQTKELTEEQAELVGSLFDALDRITRLNKNLLLLSKIENRQFFDLEKIELASLIDKSIETYRRQAEEKRLRIKIDIVQPLLLTANPILLEVLASNLISNAIRHTPESGSVTIEVSASQLKVNNSGPPLEQPDKIFQRFHRESKTTLGSGLGMSIIKKICDVSGFRIEYSYINTTHCFTIQFQN; from the coding sequence ATGAAGTTGTTAAACCGCACTATTAAAAACTATCTTCAGTATTCAATACTCCTGGTATTATCGTGCACCCCGTTATTTTATTTTTCAATTAAATATTTAATTGAACATGACAGGGATGATGAACTCATTGCACATAAAAGAGATTTTAGCCAATCCCTGGCATATATAAATACGAAGGAAAGTATTGAGTTCTATCGCCTCATGAATAAGGAATTTACGCTAGTTCCTGTTGAGGTTCTTCCTGCTAATGATTCGCTCTTCACGCAAGGACGGTATGATAGTAGTGCCGCAGCGGTTGTCCCTCATCGGATATTCAGGACAGGCGTTACCGTGGATGGTCGTAACTACGAACTTCAAATAAAGGAGTCGCTACTCAATAGCACTCGCTTGATCGGAGCCATTATGAGTATACAACTCCTCATGCTTGGTTTACTGGTAGGTGGCCTTATTTTTATCAACCGTCGCCTTACTAAAACCGTTTGGGGTCCATTTTATCTGATTCTGGATCGTCTTAAAAAATATAAAATCGATCAGGGCAATGCATTGGAATTGCCCCCAAGTTCTACGGCAGAGTTTAGAGATCTTGGTCTTGTATTAATGCAACTTGTCCAGAAGAGCCAGGAGACTTTCTTTAGTCAAAAGGAATTTACCGAGAATGCGTCACATGAACTGCAAACACCTTTGGCTATCTGCAAGTCCAAATTGGAGTTGCTCGCCCAAACGAAAGAGCTTACTGAGGAACAGGCCGAACTGGTAGGTTCCTTGTTCGATGCCCTCGATCGCATCACGCGTCTTAACAAGAATCTTCTATTGTTGTCAAAAATTGAAAACAGGCAGTTCTTTGACCTGGAAAAAATTGAGCTTGCTAGCCTAATTGATAAGTCTATTGAAACCTATCGTCGGCAGGCTGAGGAAAAGCGACTCCGAATTAAGATAGACATTGTTCAACCCTTACTACTTACAGCGAATCCGATTCTCCTGGAAGTATTAGCCAGTAACCTTATTTCGAATGCTATTCGTCACACGCCCGAATCTGGCTCTGTAACAATCGAGGTCTCTGCTTCTCAACTCAAGGTCAATAACAGTGGACCCCCACTGGAGCAGCCAGATAAAATCTTTCAACGATTCCACCGCGAGTCAAAAACAACCCTGGGCAGCGGACTTGGAATGTCGATCATTAAGAAAATATGTGATGTCAGCGGCTTTCGGATTGAATATTCATACATCAATACCACACACTGTTTCACCATTCAGTTCCAAAACTAA
- a CDS encoding response regulator transcription factor, which translates to MKILIVEDEREMAKSIVQYLRQESYVCEVAYTAGDAREKILAHDYDCILLDISLPDGNGLQILEELKAEKKMDGVIIISARNSLDDKIKGLNLGADDYIPKPFNLSELGARVSAVIRRRRFDGNNTISVHEITIDLLSKTVKVNKTVVDVTRKEYDLLLFVISNKNRVVTKNAIAEHLSGDDAEVFDNFDFIYAHMKNLKKKLTEAHCPDYIKTIYGLGYKFEA; encoded by the coding sequence ATGAAAATACTTATCGTCGAAGACGAGCGTGAAATGGCCAAAAGTATCGTCCAATACCTGCGGCAGGAAAGTTATGTGTGCGAAGTAGCGTACACCGCTGGCGACGCTAGAGAAAAAATTCTGGCGCATGACTACGATTGTATTCTATTGGATATTTCTCTTCCAGACGGAAATGGATTGCAGATTTTGGAAGAGCTGAAAGCAGAAAAGAAGATGGATGGTGTCATTATCATCTCAGCCAGAAACTCTTTGGATGATAAAATAAAGGGTCTTAACCTCGGCGCGGATGATTATATCCCCAAACCGTTTAATCTTTCAGAACTGGGGGCACGTGTGTCAGCGGTCATACGACGACGACGCTTTGATGGGAACAATACTATTTCAGTACACGAAATTACCATTGATCTCCTCAGCAAGACCGTCAAGGTAAATAAGACCGTGGTGGACGTTACCAGAAAGGAATATGACCTACTTTTATTTGTGATCTCAAACAAGAATAGAGTCGTTACCAAGAATGCCATTGCAGAACATCTATCGGGTGACGATGCAGAAGTATTCGATAATTTCGATTTTATCTATGCTCACATGAAGAACCTGAAGAAGAAACTTACCGAAGCACACTGCCCGGATTATATTAAAACCATCTACGGTCTGGGGTATAAGTTCGAAGCATGA
- a CDS encoding DUF4266 domain-containing protein, whose amino-acid sequence MKINKKTIVAVALLSSGLTSCVSVKEYQKAHLNDSEMELATRKIQKFETSFQLYREGASGANGGKNGGGCGCN is encoded by the coding sequence ATGAAAATAAACAAGAAAACTATTGTTGCCGTTGCGCTTCTGTCTTCGGGTCTTACGAGTTGTGTATCCGTGAAAGAATACCAGAAGGCGCATCTCAATGATTCGGAAATGGAGCTCGCCACGCGAAAAATTCAAAAGTTCGAAACGAGCTTTCAACTCTACAGGGAAGGGGCCTCAGGCGCAAATGGCGGCAAGAACGGTGGTGGTTGCGGCTGCAACTAA
- a CDS encoding FAD:protein FMN transferase: MTQVFSKGLKLMGNHFEFSAVADNEALALAAIDEGVKEVRRIEALFTTYKENSQTNSVNASAGISPVIVDPEFFGLVERSLRISALTQGAFDITYGSMDKSLWNFDRNMTSLPDKGTARKMVHLINFRNVVLDRGRHTIFLKEKGMRIGFGGIGKGYAADQAKIVMKKAGITSGIVNAAGDLTVWGAQPGGHPWTVGIADPEKKDYPFASLQLKDTSVATSGNYEKYVVIDGVRYSHTIDPKTGYPVHGIRSVTVICASAEIADAMATPIMVMGIKAGLSLINQVKNIACIVIDENNQLYTSKNINLTA, from the coding sequence ATGACTCAAGTCTTCAGCAAGGGATTAAAACTCATGGGAAATCATTTTGAGTTTTCAGCCGTGGCAGACAATGAGGCACTTGCTCTTGCTGCGATTGATGAAGGTGTGAAAGAGGTAAGGCGTATTGAAGCATTGTTCACAACCTACAAGGAGAACAGTCAGACTAACAGTGTTAATGCCAGTGCAGGGATAAGCCCGGTGATCGTCGATCCGGAATTTTTTGGTCTCGTAGAGAGGTCCCTGCGAATCTCTGCTTTGACACAGGGTGCTTTTGATATTACCTATGGCTCTATGGATAAAAGTCTTTGGAATTTTGATCGCAATATGACATCGCTTCCGGACAAAGGAACCGCCAGGAAAATGGTTCACCTGATAAATTTCCGAAACGTAGTCCTGGACCGGGGAAGGCATACTATCTTTTTGAAAGAAAAAGGAATGCGTATTGGCTTTGGAGGAATTGGAAAAGGATATGCCGCTGACCAAGCAAAAATAGTGATGAAAAAGGCCGGCATTACCAGTGGTATTGTCAACGCGGCAGGTGACCTGACGGTGTGGGGTGCTCAACCCGGGGGACATCCATGGACCGTTGGTATCGCTGATCCGGAGAAAAAGGATTATCCCTTTGCCTCCTTGCAACTGAAAGATACATCGGTAGCTACGTCCGGAAATTATGAGAAGTATGTGGTGATCGACGGGGTTCGGTATTCTCATACGATTGATCCAAAAACCGGGTATCCTGTACACGGCATCAGGAGCGTTACGGTGATCTGTGCCAGCGCTGAAATAGCCGATGCAATGGCAACGCCGATTATGGTAATGGGGATCAAAGCCGGATTAAGCCTTATTAATCAAGTAAAAAATATTGCCTGCATCGTGATCGATGAAAACAACCAACTGTATACTTCTAAAAATATTAACCTAACTGCGTGA
- a CDS encoding thioredoxin family protein, producing MKLIIVSILLLFFTPPEWLVNFELAKASAVREDKYILLNFSGSDWCGPCIKMKKEVFESEHFATVASKNLILVRADFPRSRKNQLSKDQTKHNEDLAERYNPMGKFPLTLLLNADGTVLKEWDGYVFASQDKFLADLNQTLSGK from the coding sequence ATGAAACTCATCATTGTCAGTATCCTATTGTTATTCTTTACACCTCCAGAGTGGCTGGTTAATTTTGAACTGGCAAAAGCTAGTGCCGTCAGGGAGGACAAATACATTTTGTTGAATTTTTCAGGTTCCGATTGGTGTGGGCCCTGTATCAAGATGAAGAAAGAAGTATTTGAAAGCGAACATTTTGCAACGGTTGCTTCAAAAAATCTGATTCTGGTTCGTGCCGATTTTCCAAGATCCAGGAAAAATCAACTCTCCAAGGACCAGACAAAACATAATGAGGATTTGGCTGAACGATATAATCCGATGGGCAAATTTCCGCTGACTTTATTATTGAATGCAGACGGAACGGTCCTGAAAGAATGGGATGGATACGTATTTGCAAGCCAGGATAAATTCCTGGCAGATCTGAATCAAACACTTTCAGGAAAGTAA
- a CDS encoding DUF3570 domain-containing protein — MLKISLAAFAIYVSTVVAFSQSVADSSVYKNRKLKAEEVNFVSSYYQQDGNNSAVTGGIGTEHLTDFATAIDVKFSKYDFLKRKHTLTAEIGIDAYTSASSDKIDPNTISSASASDQRIYPSVTYAITNEQKGSTISINGSLSTEYDYFSKGLSLGWSKLSKDRNREFSVKGLVFLDTWTVILPIELRTNGRKENGTKPRNSYSTTFTLSQVLTKRLQMLLLADVAYQDGQLATLFHRTYFTDGTHKVENLPSTRFKLPLGIRLNYFLGDRVIFRSYYRYYQDNWGLVAHTAELEVPIKITPFFSISPFYRYYKQEGVKYFAGYQQHSLNEEFYTSDYDLSTLTSNMIGMGIRYAPPGGLMGVSKFNALELRYGSYQRSTGLNSNIVTLLLKFK; from the coding sequence ATGCTTAAAATTTCCCTCGCAGCCTTCGCAATTTATGTTTCTACCGTTGTAGCTTTTTCACAATCGGTCGCAGACTCGTCTGTTTATAAAAATAGAAAACTGAAAGCAGAGGAAGTAAATTTTGTTTCAAGCTATTATCAACAGGATGGAAATAATTCCGCCGTGACGGGCGGTATTGGAACGGAGCACCTCACTGATTTTGCAACGGCTATTGATGTAAAGTTTTCAAAGTACGATTTTCTTAAACGCAAGCACACGCTGACGGCGGAAATCGGCATCGACGCTTATACGTCTGCCTCGTCCGATAAAATTGATCCGAATACAATCTCGTCTGCCTCCGCCAGTGATCAACGGATCTATCCCTCTGTAACCTATGCAATCACAAATGAGCAGAAAGGATCAACGATCAGCATCAACGGATCGCTGTCTACTGAATATGATTATTTCTCTAAAGGGCTGAGCCTTGGATGGTCGAAGCTTTCGAAAGACAGAAACCGCGAGTTCAGTGTAAAAGGTTTGGTCTTCCTTGACACCTGGACCGTAATACTTCCCATTGAACTCCGAACGAACGGAAGAAAGGAAAATGGAACCAAGCCTCGAAACTCCTACAGCACAACCTTCACACTTAGTCAGGTTTTGACAAAACGATTACAGATGCTCTTACTTGCCGATGTGGCCTATCAGGATGGTCAGCTTGCAACCCTATTTCATCGGACCTATTTTACCGATGGCACTCATAAAGTAGAAAACCTACCCAGTACGCGGTTTAAACTTCCGCTGGGAATAAGGCTGAATTACTTTCTCGGTGACCGGGTTATTTTTCGGTCCTATTACCGGTATTATCAGGATAACTGGGGACTTGTCGCCCATACTGCTGAACTGGAAGTTCCTATCAAAATCACCCCCTTCTTTTCAATAAGTCCTTTTTACCGCTACTATAAGCAGGAGGGCGTGAAGTATTTCGCTGGCTACCAGCAACATTCGTTGAACGAGGAATTTTATACGAGTGACTACGACTTATCTACACTCACCAGTAATATGATTGGCATGGGGATTCGGTATGCGCCACCCGGAGGGTTGATGGGCGTGTCGAAATTTAATGCCCTGGAATTGCGCTATGGAAGTTACCAGCGTTCAACCGGATTGAACTCAAACATCGTTACGCTTTTGTTAAAATTTAAATAA
- a CDS encoding cation-translocating P-type ATPase, whose protein sequence is MSAYSNQTIKGLTSSQVLEARAQHGRNEVVKKGNSFLSTLKGVFKDPMLLLLLTASLLYFISGEISNGIFMTCAIFLVTGISLYQESRSQNALAALKSLTQPTSKVIRDGATIEVPREEIVMGDFMIVEEGSSIPADGMIVQCNDFSVNESILTGESMPVLKNTDKDSNEVFQGTAVTGGLAICEVNAIGASTSLGKIGKSLESIEAEDTPLQKQIGNFVKKMALVGAIVFFIVWGINFFRSHEVLSSLLKALTLAMSILPEEIPVAFTTFMALGAWRLMKLGIIVKNTKTVETLGSATVICTDKTGTITENRMSLAKLFILTSNKLVTPENANTDERELITTAMWASEPIPFDPMEIALHESYGKSTSVDHRKEYHMVHEYPLGGRPPMMTHVFANTAGNRIIAAKGAPEAMMQVADLTEEEKKNISVAIQSLAEEGFRVLGVGISDFKGDDFPTDQQQLKFRFIGLVAFYDPPKKNIASVFDAFYKAGISVKIITGDNAATTSTIARLINFKGYDKTMSGEELLQLSEEDLKKKVREVNIFTRMFPDAKLRILNALKANQQIVAMTGDGVNDGPALKAAHIGIAMGKRGTEIAKEVSSLILSDDDFSKMVDAIAMGRKIYSNLKKAIQYIISIHVPIVLTVFIPLALGWIYPNIFSPIHIIFLELIMGPTCSIIYENEPMEKNAMNQPPRPFTTTFFSVKELGISIVQGLVITIGTLFIYQLAVHNLYSEEVTRTMVFVALISANVFLTLVNRSFFYSVLTTLAYKNNLVLLVIGITITLMASILLIDPLTRFFQFDHISASQILISIAVGLISVVWFEGFKYVKRRSGTVN, encoded by the coding sequence ATGTCGGCATATTCTAATCAGACAATAAAAGGTTTGACCTCTTCACAAGTGCTCGAAGCCCGCGCGCAACACGGTCGTAACGAGGTTGTCAAAAAAGGCAATAGTTTTCTCTCTACGTTGAAGGGTGTGTTCAAAGATCCAATGTTGCTTTTATTATTGACGGCATCACTCTTGTACTTCATCAGTGGAGAGATCAGCAATGGCATTTTCATGACCTGCGCTATTTTCCTCGTCACCGGGATTTCGCTCTATCAGGAATCAAGAAGCCAGAATGCGTTAGCCGCTTTGAAATCGTTAACACAACCTACCAGTAAAGTAATTCGTGATGGCGCGACCATCGAAGTCCCGCGAGAAGAAATTGTAATGGGTGATTTCATGATTGTGGAAGAAGGCTCGTCGATTCCAGCGGACGGAATGATCGTGCAATGCAACGATTTTTCTGTTAACGAATCCATTCTTACCGGTGAATCAATGCCAGTACTTAAAAATACTGACAAGGATAGCAATGAAGTTTTTCAGGGAACTGCCGTAACCGGTGGACTGGCGATCTGTGAAGTGAATGCCATTGGCGCGTCTACGTCGCTTGGTAAAATCGGGAAAAGTCTTGAGTCCATTGAAGCGGAAGACACCCCGCTCCAAAAGCAGATTGGCAATTTTGTAAAGAAGATGGCTCTGGTGGGAGCGATTGTTTTCTTTATCGTCTGGGGAATAAATTTTTTCAGGTCACACGAGGTGTTGAGCAGTTTGCTCAAGGCCCTTACGTTAGCGATGAGTATTCTTCCCGAAGAAATACCGGTTGCTTTTACAACGTTTATGGCTTTGGGCGCCTGGCGATTAATGAAGCTTGGAATCATCGTGAAGAATACCAAAACGGTAGAAACCCTGGGAAGCGCCACAGTGATTTGTACCGATAAAACGGGAACAATCACAGAGAACCGCATGAGTCTTGCCAAGCTGTTCATCCTGACGAGTAATAAACTCGTTACCCCTGAGAATGCCAATACCGACGAGAGAGAATTAATTACCACAGCCATGTGGGCAAGTGAGCCAATCCCGTTTGATCCGATGGAGATCGCACTGCATGAATCGTATGGTAAATCAACGTCTGTTGACCATCGAAAGGAATATCATATGGTGCACGAATACCCATTGGGAGGCCGACCACCGATGATGACACATGTTTTCGCCAACACGGCTGGCAATAGAATCATAGCAGCAAAGGGTGCACCCGAAGCAATGATGCAGGTAGCGGACTTAACAGAGGAAGAAAAGAAGAATATCTCAGTAGCCATACAATCATTGGCTGAAGAAGGATTTCGTGTATTAGGAGTTGGGATATCAGATTTTAAAGGAGATGATTTCCCTACTGACCAGCAACAACTCAAGTTCCGGTTCATTGGTCTTGTTGCTTTTTATGATCCACCGAAGAAAAATATTGCCAGCGTGTTTGATGCCTTCTATAAAGCGGGAATATCTGTAAAAATCATTACTGGGGATAATGCAGCAACGACTTCTACCATTGCGCGGCTGATCAATTTCAAAGGATATGACAAGACCATGAGTGGTGAAGAACTTCTTCAGTTAAGTGAGGAAGACCTGAAGAAGAAAGTAAGGGAGGTTAATATTTTCACCAGGATGTTTCCAGACGCAAAGCTGAGAATACTGAATGCATTAAAAGCCAATCAGCAGATTGTCGCCATGACGGGCGACGGAGTGAACGATGGACCGGCATTGAAAGCAGCACATATCGGGATCGCGATGGGGAAACGAGGAACTGAAATAGCAAAGGAGGTTTCGTCCCTGATCCTTAGCGACGATGATTTCTCAAAAATGGTTGACGCTATTGCCATGGGTCGAAAAATCTATTCCAACCTGAAAAAAGCAATTCAATACATCATCTCGATCCATGTGCCCATCGTATTGACCGTCTTTATTCCTCTGGCGCTTGGCTGGATTTATCCAAATATCTTTTCGCCGATCCATATCATTTTTCTTGAATTAATAATGGGACCAACCTGTTCTATCATTTATGAAAATGAACCGATGGAGAAAAATGCTATGAATCAGCCACCGAGGCCCTTTACGACAACTTTTTTTAGTGTCAAAGAACTAGGGATAAGTATCGTTCAGGGACTAGTCATTACGATAGGAACTTTGTTTATCTATCAATTGGCCGTACATAACTTATACAGCGAAGAGGTCACCCGTACAATGGTGTTTGTTGCATTGATTTCTGCTAATGTATTTCTGACACTCGTTAACCGATCTTTTTTCTATTCGGTGCTAACGACGCTGGCCTATAAAAACAATCTGGTATTGCTGGTGATCGGTATTACAATCACACTGATGGCATCGATTTTACTGATTGATCCCTTGACGAGATTTTTCCAGTTCGATCACATCAGTGCTTCCCAGATATTGATCAGTATTGCGGTGGGCTTGATTTCTGTCGTTTGGTTCGAAGGGTTTAAATATGTAAAAAGAAGAAGTGGCACAGTAAACTGA
- a CDS encoding efflux RND transporter periplasmic adaptor subunit has product MKNISLLLIATLLVSACGKKSPEQNSATVDANVIILSPAQYKASHITLGKIVNRPVSRKIVVNGKLDVPPQSVAIIAAPMGGFVRSTDLLVGMKIRRGDVLATLENQEYIQLQQDYIDNRSKLEFLSVEYTRQQELAKENINAQKSLQQSKSQFESMSAMVNGLEAKLAMINVNASLVKSGKIKSTINLYSPIDGFVTAVNVNIGQFVMATDILFRVVNLDHMHAELQVYEKDINRVAIGQGVIFRLANDTTSYSASVTLVGKEISPERTVRVHCHLNKESKALLPGMFVTANIEALSVNSDVLPVSAIATYEGKDYIFLSSGSNEFRSIHVTTGNTVGAFTEILIDGKVPLDASIVTSGAFELMGLLKNKQE; this is encoded by the coding sequence ATGAAAAATATATCACTCCTTCTGATTGCTACATTATTGGTATCAGCGTGCGGAAAGAAATCACCAGAACAAAACTCGGCTACAGTCGATGCCAATGTAATTATTCTTTCCCCTGCCCAGTATAAGGCCTCTCACATCACGTTGGGTAAAATTGTAAACAGACCTGTGTCGCGGAAAATTGTTGTGAACGGAAAACTTGACGTACCGCCTCAAAGTGTGGCCATCATTGCTGCTCCTATGGGAGGATTTGTCCGATCAACAGACCTGTTAGTTGGAATGAAAATTAGAAGGGGGGATGTATTGGCGACCCTTGAGAATCAAGAATATATTCAATTGCAGCAGGATTACATCGATAATCGAAGTAAGCTGGAATTCCTTTCCGTGGAATATACACGACAACAGGAATTGGCAAAGGAGAATATTAATGCTCAAAAATCATTACAACAGTCGAAGTCCCAGTTTGAAAGCATGAGCGCGATGGTGAACGGCCTGGAAGCAAAACTTGCCATGATCAACGTGAACGCCTCCCTGGTAAAGAGTGGAAAAATAAAATCTACGATTAATCTCTATTCCCCGATTGATGGATTTGTTACCGCCGTGAACGTTAACATCGGTCAGTTTGTAATGGCCACTGATATTTTGTTCAGAGTAGTTAATCTTGATCACATGCATGCGGAACTTCAGGTATATGAGAAAGATATTAACCGGGTTGCGATTGGTCAAGGTGTAATCTTCCGATTGGCCAACGATACGACTTCTTACAGCGCATCGGTTACCCTGGTGGGGAAAGAGATTAGTCCCGAACGAACCGTTCGGGTTCACTGCCACCTGAACAAGGAAAGTAAGGCGCTCCTTCCGGGCATGTTTGTAACCGCCAATATTGAAGCATTATCGGTAAATTCCGACGTACTACCGGTTTCGGCTATTGCCACTTACGAAGGGAAGGACTATATCTTCTTATCTTCGGGAAGCAACGAGTTTAGATCCATCCATGTCACAACGGGAAATACCGTTGGAGCATTTACAGAAATTTTAATTGATGGAAAGGTGCCCCTGGATGCTTCCATCGTGACAAGCGGAGCGTTTGAACTCATGGGATTACTGAAGAACAAGCAGGAATAA